The Triticum aestivum cultivar Chinese Spring chromosome 4B, IWGSC CS RefSeq v2.1, whole genome shotgun sequence sequence TTCACATCGAGCAGTGTGGTATGTACGTTATTGATGTCATTTTCCCCTTGACTTCATGTTTCTAATGTCTTAGCAAAGCAAGAACTTACATGTAGCCTGTGCCTTAGACCTAATAAAACATTTTAAAGATAAAAAGTAGAAACCGTAATTTATGGGCTGTTTGAATCATGCCCTGGCCAACCACGCCAAAATTGGCACGCCAAAAAATTGGCAAAGGATTTGGTCGCCAGGAGCTTGCCAACATGCGGGCGTAGAAAGCGAACCAGGCGACCAAAAAATTGGCGTGGTTCTGAATCTCCGATGCTGATCCAAATGGAGCATGTGCAAGCAGTCAACGACCAAAAAATTGGTCAGCCGAGCAGCGACTGCAATCCAAATAGCCCCTTAGTTTACTTTACATCTTGCCAGTACATGCATGAGGTGTGAGGAGACAAATGGAGAACTATATCGACAACATCTTGCTGTATGTTACTTAGGAGTTCATATAATTTAACAAGTTACTCAAAGAATTACTTGAATGACATACTATGTGCATTTGGCAATTCTACAAGATGCACCTTCAAATTGTTGCTTAAAACAATTACATGATTATAATAAAATTTCACAAGACTATATCTAATGTTATTATTATTTTACCAATCTCAATACTATGTTACATATGGTCGAGTTAAAGAACTCTCATAGGTTAATTAAGGATTAATGGAACGACACACTACATGATATTTCTTGTGTTATGGACAATCATCTATAAATACCATATTTCCTTTCTTCTAGAATACACGATGTTTTTAGTGTAGACAGTCTCCAGGATGTAGCCTGACCATTATTCTGTACATGATTTTTGATTGCAATCTCTGGACCTTCTCGCAACAGCCGGCTAGATGTGCATGGGTGCCGACACATATATATCTTGGTCTGCGGCTCCACACAACTGTGTTTACTATGCGCTGTTTTTTGATAAAAGGAAGATGCTGCAGTTTCATTGTCCAGGTGTATAAAAGTTGTAGCCATGTCTACAAAGTTTTCTCAATTTGAAACTGAAGTGTTGATTTTCTATGAGCTCTATTGCGACATGGTAATTGAATTTTTGGCCTTAGAAGGCACTGTGAATACAGAATTGTGTTAGGTTGATCTCCTCCCGATCGAGCCCAACGGCTCGACGGACCCTTGACCCGCGCCCTGAACGGGGGCGCCAAACCAAACcctggttggtgggcccctgtgacccgcgctatataacAAAGGTGGGGGCCAGGGCACGACTCACGAGGTTGAACGCTGACACAAAACCCACCGAAcactccctaccgatctagggtaagCGCGGTGCTCACAGGAAGCacaccaccgccgccatctctGTCCACATCGCCGCCGTCACCACACCACCATGGCCGGTGCTGGATCGAGCTCATCCGCGCCTGGAAAAGGTAGGTTCACCAGATCTACTAGCCTACTACGATCTAAGGCCTATCAATGGTATTGGATAGCCAGATCGGGCTAAATGATTTCGGTACAAAcaaacaaaaacagaaaataaaaagagatcccccccccccccaaagaaccCTACCAGGGCAAAGAAAAGCAATAAAAAAGAACCAATAGTTGACCGGAGAAGGCCTTGGGCCGCCGGCAAAGAGCGTCGTCGTCAGGCCGCGCCTGTTCCTCTTGATCCCCacacgcatcggcaagccgaggtgTGGGGACGAACAACCACCCTGCAAAGGGCAAAGGGGGCACCGCAGCCACGTCGTTCGACGGCGGCGCGCTTCTGCTAAGTGAAACGCGTCACCGGCGAAAGGGAGGCAACAGCACCACAGATCGTCGCCAGACACACAGGGAAGCGCTCCGTCGCGCCTCACTCGCCGCTCTCTGCCACTGGATTCGGTGGATGGGGAGAAAAAGAGAGGGAAAGGAGAAAGGAAAGAGCGTTGCGGCACGGCGCGGTGGTCGTTGACGCCCTCGCCGGCGAGCTGGCATGACACGATGGTCCGGCGTGCAGGACAGAGGAAGGTGAGCAGAGGAGGGCGCAGCATGCGTCCCGCTCTCTCTGgggaaaaggaaaggaaggggaaggggaaagagTGGCGCCGGCGTTCATTGCCGTCGCTGGCTGGCAGGGCGGCGTGGCTGAGCAGCTCACCGCCGGCGCGAGAGAGAGCCGCGGGGTTAGAGAGAGGCGCGCGGggagaaatgaactagggtttcgatTGGGGCGACCGGGCGCTGTTTTGATCCAGCGAGATCCGCGGGTGGCCGTCGGATCGCATCGGACGACCACGAAAGAAAGTAAGAAACCCTAGCCCCCGACTGGGCTTTTGGGCCGAAAGAAGGCGGGCCTCTGGTCAGTCGGACCAGGCCACAACGACCCTCACCCGCGCTGGGTCGTGGCCAGCCAGGCGGGCGTTGCCTCGCAGGCGCAGCCGCGCGCGATGGGCTGAGGCCTGCTGCCGCGCGCGCTGGGCACTGCTACATTTTTTTTGTTATCTTGTCCAGTTTTTTGGGCAGATTTCAAATAGTATATCTATTCAAAAAATTTCCAACGTAATTTTTTGTTTAGAAAACAGAAAAAGttctgaaaaagaaaataaaaaatgttcagaaaaagaaaagttcatgaattttataaagaaaataaaaaagttcatgattttttattcggtcaaagaaaagtttctgtagagagtaaaaagttcgtgaatttttattcatgtttttccacTGCGTAAATAATTATTagtgctcttttacaaagaaaataaaagtttagatagaattatgtttttaagagcatgttaaagtggttattaaaatgaatatgattatgttatttttatgaccaacgttattaataacatgatcatgttttattattgaaagttaaaggtgcatttatttctaataTTTTTACCCAACGATAATATATATTTAATTGCACAGACAATTGTATGTTTAGTTTGACCAACGTTAGATTATTGCATATGATTATTATACTGATGTCACTTAAATTGTGATTTCAGGAGGCCAtcacttgatgagttgcctaaaagaagttccgacactcagaggtgacaaccacactgagtggaggaagaaagtAGAACTGGCATTTATTTGTGCTGATCTGGATTGGGTTGTGGAAGAACCACAGCCGGTCAGACCCATAGAGCCAGTAAGAGAGGCcactgatgatgatgatgcatggtCTAAAAAGAGGGGGGACTATGCTCCTTTGGAGATGTCCTACCTCATAGAAAAccaaaagtgggtcaatgcaaacaaaaagtgcatggcattTATAAAGAATACAATCGAGAGCACCATTGTGGGCTCCATTGCAGAGTGCACTTCCGCAGGGGAGTTGCTTACAAAGATAAAGAGCCAGTTTACtggctcttcaaagatatatgccacccaGGTGTTAGAGCAACTAGTGACAGAACACTACACAGGTGGCAGTCATggaataagagagcacatcctGAGGATGAGCAATATGGCAGCAAAGCTAAAGACCATGGATGAGGATCCGGAGATCAAACCAAAGCTCCTGGTCCACCTGGTCATGGCTTCACTGCCAAAGGAGTTTGAAACTTTTGTTGTAAACTATAATATGTCACCCGGAACATGGGACATTGAAAAGACAATAGCaatgtgtgtccaagaagaggacaTACTCAAAGCTGCACATGGTGGTTCACTCAACTATGTGAAGGAtcacaagaaaaaaaattataatCAAAACAACAAAGGTTCTCCTTCAAAGCATGGAAAAGCCCCCTATCAACATCATCATCAGCAACAGCCTGTCTTAGTGGACAAAGACACTTGTCTCCACTGCAAGAAGAAAgggcattacaagaaagactgTGTTGCCTGGCTGAAGTCAGTCATGGCAAGAAGAGGTAACAATATAGTTTCATTTGTCAATGAATCCTTGTATACACAATTTTCAAAATCCACTTGGTGGATTGATTCAGGagcaactgttcatgttgcaaattctTTACAGGGATTCCATTCGACGCGGACTACACTAAGAAGCAAAAGACGCATTGAAGTGGCAAACGGAGTTGAAGCAGAAGTTGAAGCTGTCGATGAcatctccttggagttagctgacggattcaatcttctacttagagatgttttatttgttccatcatgtcatagaaaCTTAATCAGTGTTTCTTGTTTGGACAAAGATAATTATGAATGTTATTTTGGACATGGTAAGTGTGCCATTTGGTataataatgcttatgtgggtgatgctttactacacgatgagctttatttgttatcaCTTCGTGAAAAAGTTTATTCTGTATGCAATGTGAAAGAACATGTTTCCGTGtcgaataaagaacaaaagaaaagaaagagaacattcgactcatcgaaattatggcactatcgcttgggccatatttccaaggggagaatagaaagattagtcaaGAGTGAAATTCTTCCTCCGTTGGAATTAtcagacttagaacaatgcatagattgcattaaaggaaagtatataaaacaaatcaaaaaggtgcaatccatagcacaggcacactagaaatcatccacactgacatttgtggaccatttccagtgaaaagtgtggatggatatgactcattcataacattcacagatgattactctcgctatggatatatttatccaatcaaagaaagatctaaagcgttggataaatttaaaatattcaaagctgaagttgaaaatcagcatgataaaagaataaagatagtcaggtccgaccgtgggggagagtactacggtCGGCGCACaccatatggccaagtccctggaccttttgcaAAGTTCTTGCAGGATACTGGCATAGTAGCCCAGTATTCAATGTCGGGCAagcctcagcaaaatggagtagctgaaaggcgcaaccgtacacttatggatatggtgcgcagcattatgagttattccaacttgccattgggattatggatggaggcacttaaaaccgccattcacattctcaatagagtaccaagcaaatcggtgcccaaaacaccgtacgagctatggacaggaagggtgCCTTCCCTgcaacacttcagggtgtggggggtgccctgctgaggccaaaatgtttaatccaaacattgcaaagttagaccccaaaacagtgagttgccacttcattggctatccagacagatcaaagggtttttgtttctactgcccagacatatatacaaagtttgtagaaacgagacatgcagtcttcttagaggatGAAATGATGAGGAGGAtcttggtagctcggaaaattgatcttgaggagaagagggtgcatgcacctaatccgatgattcagtagccatttttctcactaccggttgcaactccacccatgaaaACTATGGGGGTAGACCCGGAACCTGTCTGTCAGGAGCCAACTGAACctgttgttgagcatgaaagggaggtgcagcAGCAAAATTTAGAATgagtgccagaagttgaggcacataatgtgccagaaactgaggcccttagaaggtctacaagaccaagaaagtcagctatttctactgactttaaagtttataacacagaaatggttcatatggaaaaagatcccacctcatatgaagaagccatgagaagccctcattcatcgatgtggatgaaggcaatggaagacgagagGAAATCGATGAGTTCCCaggatgtttgggacttagaggaaattcctaaaggagccaaGACAGTAGGCTACAAATGGGTCTACAAAATcaagtatgactctaaagggaatgtAGAAAATTATAAAGCATGACTcatggcaaaaggatttacacaaggagaagggatagattacaatgagacattttctccggtctcatgtaaggattctttcagaatcataatggcattagttgctcattttgatttagagttacatcaaatggatgtaaagacgacATTTCTCAACGGAGATTTAAAGAAAAATGTCTACATGTAACagcccaagggttttatcatggaaggcaaggaaaatatgggatgccgcctgaagaaatccatttatggattaaagcaagcctctagacaatggtatctaaagtttaatcaaacgattaaaagttttggatttaaagaaaatattgaggatagctgcatttatgcaaagtttaaaaatgggaaatatatttccctaatcttgtatgtggatgatattctgcttgctagcagtgatgttagtctactacaagaaacaaaaaTGTTCTTATCCTTGAATTTTGAgataacagatcttggtgaagcatcatatgttttgggcatagaaattcaccgagatagacacaatggagtcttaggactatcgcagaaagcatatttagaaaaggttcttaaaaagtataatttgcatgcgagtaaagccacacctactcctatagttaagggcgatagttttgggaaattccaatgtcccaagaaccaggacgagatcgatcaaatgaaaggagtaccatatgcttcggcagttggcagcttacaatatgcacaagtgtgcactcacCCTGACTTAGCCTTTATCAGTGGGGTACTCgatagatatcaagagaatccaggcatagAGCACTGGAAGATGCTAAAGAAATCATTGCGTATGcacaaggcacgaaggactacatgctaatatacaagagaagtgattccctagagataaaagggtattcagacacaGATTTTGTGGGGGAcaaagatgatagaaaatccacgtcaggatacgtATTCACCCTCGCTAGGGGAGCTATTTCATGGAAAAGCTCAaaacagtcgatagttgcatcatctacgatgtatgcagaattcatagcatgcttcgaagccacggggcaggcgatatggctaaagaaatttgtacccgacttgaaagtggtagattgtattcacaagCCACTAAGGATGTACTGCGACAACCAGCCCGCGgtattttacgctcacaacaacaagtcgagtaatgctgccaaaacaatagagataaggtattatgttgtgaaagataaaatccaggatcaaactataagtcttGAGCATATAAAGACAaaagatatgcttgcggatccgctaacgaaaggcttaccacccaatgtgttcaaggaacacttagccggcatgggtttaagggaaagccttatgattcctggataggcccaaaaagaaacagaatttgtttctgaacaaaatgtatgttgtagctgtatgattctatcggcatttaagctgtgacgatgaaacatgctctgTGTACgaatatgtgatgaaacaaataaaatagaaagtataaggttaaaagtgaagttgagatcaagggggagaatgttaggttgatctcctccGGATCGAGCCCAACGGCTCGATGGGCCCTTGacccgcgccctgatcgggggcgcccaaccaaaccatggttggtgggcccttgtgacccgcgctatataaagaggtgggggccggAGCATGACTCACGAGGTTGAACGCTGCCACAAACCCCACCGAAcactccctaccgatctagggtaagCGCGGTGCTTACGGGAAGCacaccaccgccgccatctctGTCCACATCGCCGCCGTCACCACACCACCATGGCCGGCGCTGGATCGATCTCATCCGCACCTGGAAaaggtaggttcaccggatctACTAGCCTACTCCGATCTAAGCTCTATCAAACTGATCTTACAAAGTTATCAATTTAATTAGTCTAACTGTAGGTGATAGTTTGCTTACAAGATGATCCATCCCTTTTGTAACTTCAAATTTTCGGTAGAGGAATGGGCAAGGTAACATGATTATCATGTTACTGGCAATAGCTTCAAGGGTGAATAACCAACATGTAATAGATATGTTCACTAGAGATATGCCTACAAACCCACAAGAGGTTCTAATATTTTCGGTTGATTCAAATTTGGCGGATTGACGGTAGTTACTAAATGTTAATTTTATAGGGCATAAACGTTATCTATTTGACTATCATGCACGAAACAGTATCAAGTATGTGAGAGTCTACAAGACTTTGTGCTACATTCTTATGTATTTATTGTCAATTTTTTTCTAGCCAGATCAAATTGTGTTTACGTCCAACATACTACTGAATGAATATCTACTATTCACTAAAAATGGTGTATTAATGTTTGTTTACGTATTCCAAAAGATCTGGAATTTTGTTCTTTTGTAAAGAAGTGTAGGCATTTCCTAATTCCACAATACTAATACATCCATTTCTATTTTTCCTCATAAAGTCAAAGTGCACAATAATTAATTTGGAAATAGAATTTTCTTCCAATGGTATTGAAAGTTAATTAATTAAGGAGGGTACACAATTTTGAATGATTAAAACTTACATATTTATTTTCAATAGGTTAATATATCTAGAGAAAACGATGTTGCCTGTGCAAGCGTAAATGGTACAAATATAAATTACACAATACAAATCATTCCAAAAATATGCATAACAACAAGGTACATGATCCCGTCAAAAAAAAACAAGGCACATGATTACCACAtaacatatacatacatacatacatacatatatatatatatatatatatatatatatatatatatatatatatatcaatgatAAAATCTAACATACTTGACACAAAACTATGTTTTCAAAAGGCTCATATTTGTGAATTTGATCAAAACTGATTCCAATTTTCTGTAGACACATGTTCCATGACTCGGCTTTATAAAATTCAAGACCACACATCTGGCGGGCCACTTTGATAGATACATCAAAAGCTCTAagaggatagatcagttcagcAGTCGTGTGCTGGTACTGAAGATTTTCAAAGTTGATTAGGACTAGCTCTCCTTGCAGAGAAAGTTCAATTCTGACATCATCCCCAACAGCAATATTTGATCGACTTTGGAACCCtaaccatcctttagcatcaatcatcatgtgaccatcctttCTACTTACGATATATTgcgcaggttcattcacaccaaggtcgtgcatggtaagagaaacttggccacggtcgtcCGGATTATTGAATGACAccctcattgctctaggaatttttgtttgcaaacaagaagacatacacaaatagttagatcaacatagtgaatcatgtgaaacaacatggaaagaaaaaagaacgaagcaattGGGCTGCCAACGCTTACAaagaaggtggagatgtcggtttttgtaaggactttggtaaatgtagtgcgaactgcagcctagtCCGTTGAGGGTGCAAGCACTGGTTCCATTGCCGCTGCACAGGCCAGAGTAGATGCAAGTGCAAGCTCAAGCGTTGGTGCCGATGTCGGAGCCATTGCTGGTGCCCGTGGCTGTGTGACTGgtagtgctgctgctgctgccgaagACGGTGCTCCTTTCAGAGCTGGTGCCGATGTTGGAGTAGGTGCTGGGGTCGGTGCCCGATACTTTGGTAGATCACCCTGATCCACTGATGTGGTAGGCGCCCAATCCTCcggtggatcagactgagctgctaccATGTCAGTGCTTGAGCCAGTGCCAGAGCCAGTGCTTGATCTGATGTTGGTGGTGGTACTGATGTGCGAGACAACAGTGCTCGTCTGTGGTCTGCTGTGATTTCAGACTTCTGCTTTGTATGTGTGCTACGCACCCTTCTTAAGCGATAGTGCACG is a genomic window containing:
- the LOC123094821 gene encoding uncharacterized protein, with protein sequence MSYLIENQKWVNANKKCMAFIKNTIESTIVGSIAECTSAGELLTKIKSQFTGSSKIYATQVLEQLVTEHYTGGSHGIREHILRMSNMAAKLKTMDEDPEIKPKLLVHLVMASLPKEFETFVVNYNMSPGTWDIEKTIAMCVQEEDILKAAHGGSLNYVKDHKKKNYNQNNKGSPSKHGKAPYQHHHQQQPVLVDKDTCLHCKKKGHYKKDCVAWLKSVMARRGIPFDADYTKKQKTH